The following are encoded in a window of Arthrobacter woluwensis genomic DNA:
- a CDS encoding KOW motif-containing protein: MSQEPASAQNGQHCDVIAGTHAGKSGIVQDVNTSKTGAVTLTVLQSDGVRFKTLAKNVRITG, translated from the coding sequence ATGAGCCAGGAACCCGCGTCCGCGCAGAACGGTCAGCACTGTGACGTCATCGCGGGCACCCATGCCGGCAAGTCCGGGATCGTGCAGGACGTCAATACGAGCAAGACCGGCGCGGTCACCCTCACCGTTCTTCAATCCGACGGCGTCCGGTTCAAGACCCTCGCGAAAAACGTCCGGATCACCGGCTGA
- a CDS encoding MepB family protein encodes MLFSALEDYAAHLGESFEVTPEEQNSDYGSGLARLQGGSWHVRTARITPTKPGAFLAFWRRDDDGATVPFGREDVGAGLLVFLEEEGRRGVFRFTDAHLEDLGITAGARPGKRGFRVYPSWCEGLNPQAAKSQRAQASAFQEY; translated from the coding sequence ATGCTGTTCAGTGCGTTGGAGGATTATGCCGCCCACCTCGGTGAATCGTTCGAGGTGACTCCCGAGGAGCAGAACAGCGACTACGGATCCGGGCTCGCCCGCCTCCAGGGTGGCTCGTGGCATGTCAGGACCGCACGGATCACGCCCACCAAGCCGGGCGCGTTCCTGGCCTTCTGGCGCCGCGACGACGACGGCGCCACGGTCCCGTTCGGCCGCGAGGACGTGGGCGCAGGGTTGCTCGTGTTCCTGGAGGAGGAAGGACGCCGCGGCGTCTTCCGGTTCACGGACGCACACCTCGAGGATCTCGGCATCACCGCCGGGGCCCGTCCGGGCAAACGCGGTTTCCGGGTGTACCCGTCGTGGTGCGAAGGACTCAACCCGCAGGCCGCGAAGTCCCAGCGCGCACAGGCGTCCGCATTCCAGGAGTACTGA
- a CDS encoding NAD(+)/NADH kinase, which produces MANPRMVLVHRRTELDELLDRHGTRGQVEFFLKVRDRDLAEVQAAHDTLTEARAALRQAVPAGWRTGEVERADLSRFLMAPDDVVVVVGQDGLVANTAKYLAGQPVIGVNAEPRRNPGVLVRHSPRRAAALLAQASAGTPGAWGLPQERLSMVTARTDDGQELSALNEVFLGHASHQSARYELRTPDGRRERQSSSGLIVSTGTGSTGWCASIAGERGGRALPAPTDPQLAWFVREAWPSPATGATLTEGLLQPGEALSVTVSSEQLVVFGDGMEDDRLTLTWGQEVLVGLAPAPLNLVA; this is translated from the coding sequence ATGGCCAATCCCCGGATGGTCCTGGTCCACCGCCGGACCGAGCTGGACGAACTCCTGGACCGGCACGGGACCCGCGGCCAGGTGGAGTTCTTCCTCAAGGTCCGCGACCGCGACCTGGCGGAGGTGCAGGCGGCGCACGACACCCTCACCGAGGCCCGCGCCGCGCTCCGCCAGGCGGTTCCCGCCGGCTGGCGGACGGGCGAAGTGGAACGCGCGGACCTCAGCCGCTTCCTCATGGCGCCCGACGACGTCGTGGTGGTCGTCGGGCAGGACGGCCTGGTGGCGAACACGGCGAAGTACCTCGCGGGCCAGCCCGTGATCGGCGTCAACGCGGAGCCCCGCCGCAACCCGGGAGTGCTCGTCCGCCACAGCCCGCGGCGGGCAGCGGCGCTGCTGGCCCAGGCGTCTGCCGGAACGCCGGGCGCCTGGGGTCTGCCGCAGGAGCGGCTCTCGATGGTGACCGCTCGCACGGACGACGGTCAGGAGCTCTCCGCCCTCAACGAGGTGTTCCTGGGACACGCCTCGCATCAGTCCGCGCGTTACGAACTGCGCACCCCGGACGGCCGACGGGAACGGCAGTCCTCTTCCGGGCTCATCGTCTCCACGGGAACCGGATCCACGGGCTGGTGCGCGTCGATCGCCGGCGAGCGGGGAGGACGGGCTCTGCCCGCGCCGACCGATCCGCAGCTCGCGTGGTTCGTCCGCGAGGCCTGGCCGTCCCCGGCGACCGGGGCGACGCTGACCGAGGGGCTGCTCCAGCCCGGCGAGGCCCTCAGTGTCACGGTGTCCTCAGAGCAGCTCGTGGTGTTCGGCGACGGCATGGAGGACGACCGGCTGACCCTGACGTGGGGCCAGGAGGTCCTGGTGGGACTGGCCCCCGCCCCGTTGAACCTGGTGGCGTGA
- a CDS encoding VOC family protein, which produces MAHPLVYIHFPGTARQALEFYQGIFGGELSLNTFAQFGRDDGPADAVAHGMLAGTVELAGADAAGDDQPFQAEGLMLSLLGTAPGETLRTWFDQLADGGDVVDPLQVRPWGATDGQVVDRFGVRWLVGFED; this is translated from the coding sequence ATGGCGCATCCACTGGTGTACATCCACTTCCCCGGCACGGCGCGGCAGGCGCTCGAGTTCTACCAGGGCATCTTCGGCGGCGAGCTGAGTCTGAACACGTTCGCCCAGTTCGGGCGCGACGACGGGCCGGCCGACGCCGTCGCCCACGGCATGCTGGCGGGCACCGTGGAGCTGGCCGGGGCGGATGCCGCAGGCGACGACCAGCCGTTCCAGGCCGAAGGGCTGATGCTGTCGCTGCTGGGCACGGCGCCCGGCGAGACGCTCCGCACCTGGTTCGACCAGCTCGCCGACGGTGGCGACGTCGTGGATCCGCTGCAGGTCAGGCCCTGGGGCGCGACCGACGGGCAGGTCGTGGACCGGTTCGGGGTGCGGTGGCTGGTGGGGTTTGAGGACTGA
- a CDS encoding ArsR/SmtB family transcription factor gives MVVEQLRTPEPEELDRLFQALADATRRDILTQVSLAERSVSGLAALYAMSFAAVQKHVAVLERAGLVRKDKRGREQMVSADHERLALARRVLDRYEEIWRERSLRMDRILAETPHDSTSQDTR, from the coding sequence ATGGTTGTAGAACAGCTCCGAACCCCCGAGCCGGAAGAGCTCGATCGACTCTTCCAGGCGCTCGCCGACGCCACCCGACGCGACATTCTCACGCAGGTGTCCCTGGCGGAACGCTCCGTGTCCGGGCTCGCCGCCCTCTATGCCATGAGTTTCGCCGCGGTTCAGAAGCACGTCGCCGTCCTGGAACGTGCCGGTCTGGTCCGCAAGGACAAGCGGGGGAGGGAGCAGATGGTGAGTGCCGATCACGAACGGCTGGCCCTGGCCCGCAGGGTGCTGGACCGCTATGAGGAGATCTGGCGCGAACGCTCCCTCCGGATGGACCGGATCCTCGCCGAAACACCGCATGACTCCACCTCGCAGGACACCCGGTAG
- a CDS encoding SRPBCC family protein — MTVISSVKDYEALTLTIVNEFDAGVDRVWQLWENPRQLERWWGPPTWPATFTAFEFAPGGQARYHMTGPEGEKAHGWWKFLSISRPTGLEIEDGFADTNGDPDPNTPSGTMRITLEDLGGRTRMTIESHNDTVEQLQELVEMGMEEGMKEALGQIDAILAE; from the coding sequence ATGACAGTCATCAGTTCGGTCAAGGATTACGAGGCCCTGACCCTCACCATCGTCAATGAGTTCGACGCCGGCGTGGACCGCGTCTGGCAGCTCTGGGAGAACCCGCGTCAGCTCGAGCGCTGGTGGGGCCCGCCGACCTGGCCCGCCACGTTCACCGCATTCGAGTTCGCTCCCGGCGGCCAGGCCAGGTATCACATGACCGGCCCGGAGGGGGAGAAGGCCCACGGTTGGTGGAAGTTCCTCTCGATCTCCCGTCCCACCGGTCTGGAGATCGAGGACGGCTTCGCCGACACGAACGGCGACCCGGACCCGAACACGCCCTCCGGCACCATGCGGATCACGCTTGAGGATCTCGGCGGGCGCACCCGGATGACCATCGAATCCCACAACGACACCGTCGAACAGCTCCAGGAGCTCGTGGAGATGGGCATGGAGGAAGGCATGAAGGAGGCGCTGGGACAGATTGACGCAATCCTCGCGGAGTAA
- a CDS encoding DUF1992 domain-containing protein, with protein sequence MATGGSRRNSLEARLERAAVLRAGADGAPLTEEERAHEAEQEALREKRSRVNTAARADYLVREAMAQGKFENLQYAGKPIPGLDRGYDPDWWLKGLIQRENLSGLAPEAILLRTVDRDLDSTLDGLPGERQVREALEEFNRRVINARRQLQGGPPVVTPTRDVEEEVERWRSRRAAVVVPAEEPTTPERGHGWWRRLWRGET encoded by the coding sequence ATGGCCACCGGTGGTTCCCGCAGGAATTCGCTCGAGGCCCGTCTGGAACGGGCCGCGGTGCTGCGCGCCGGCGCGGACGGCGCACCGCTGACCGAGGAGGAACGCGCTCACGAGGCCGAACAGGAAGCCCTGAGGGAGAAGCGCTCACGGGTGAACACTGCGGCGCGCGCCGACTACCTGGTCCGCGAAGCGATGGCCCAGGGCAAGTTCGAGAACCTGCAGTACGCGGGCAAACCGATCCCCGGCCTGGACCGCGGCTACGATCCCGATTGGTGGCTCAAGGGCCTCATCCAGCGCGAGAACCTGAGCGGTCTGGCGCCGGAGGCGATCCTCCTGAGAACCGTGGACCGGGACCTCGACTCCACCCTCGACGGGCTGCCCGGCGAACGTCAGGTCCGGGAAGCGCTCGAGGAATTCAACCGGCGCGTCATCAACGCCCGCCGGCAACTGCAGGGCGGGCCGCCGGTCGTGACGCCGACCCGGGACGTCGAAGAGGAAGTGGAACGCTGGCGCTCGCGCCGCGCCGCCGTCGTCGTGCCTGCCGAAGAGCCGACGACGCCGGAACGCGGCCACGGCTGGTGGCGCCGGCTCTGGCGCGGCGAAACGTAG
- a CDS encoding NUDIX hydrolase, with protein MTNRKSDALAAFHAFPVTVDIVALTVRDAALHVLLVRRLLEPFKDRLALPGGFVLPGEALAEAARRELAEETGVERLPGHLEQLASYGPAGRDPRGDVLTVAHLVLAPDFPVVAGGGDASEALWVPVDRVLGDDGALAFDHARILGDGVERARAKLEYSPLGAAFCGDEFTIAQLRGVYEAVWGVRLDPRNFHRKATGAAGFLEETGEVSSGEAGRPAALFRLAPEARSGNRAVLNPPLMRPVA; from the coding sequence ATGACGAACCGGAAGTCCGATGCTCTCGCTGCTTTCCACGCTTTCCCGGTCACGGTGGACATCGTCGCTCTCACCGTGCGCGACGCCGCGCTGCACGTGCTGCTCGTGCGCCGCCTGCTCGAGCCGTTCAAGGACCGCCTGGCGCTGCCGGGCGGCTTCGTCCTGCCGGGGGAGGCGCTCGCCGAGGCCGCGCGGCGGGAGCTCGCCGAGGAGACCGGCGTCGAACGCCTGCCCGGGCACCTTGAGCAGCTGGCGAGTTACGGCCCCGCCGGACGCGATCCGCGAGGCGACGTCCTGACGGTCGCCCACCTGGTGCTCGCACCGGACTTCCCGGTGGTCGCGGGCGGTGGCGACGCGAGCGAAGCGCTCTGGGTCCCGGTGGACCGGGTGCTGGGCGACGACGGCGCCCTGGCTTTCGACCATGCGCGGATCCTGGGCGACGGCGTGGAGCGGGCGCGTGCCAAGCTGGAGTACTCGCCACTGGGCGCGGCGTTCTGCGGCGACGAGTTCACCATCGCCCAGTTGCGGGGCGTCTATGAGGCGGTCTGGGGTGTCCGCCTCGATCCGCGGAACTTCCACCGCAAGGCCACGGGCGCCGCGGGATTCCTCGAGGAGACGGGCGAGGTGTCCTCGGGCGAGGCAGGCCGGCCCGCCGCGCTGTTCCGTCTGGCGCCCGAGGCCCGCTCCGGGAACCGCGCGGTGCTGAACCCGCCGCTCATGAGGCCGGTGGCCTGA
- a CDS encoding GNAT family N-acetyltransferase, which yields MIERVRLTTPALEDFLTTHQAELSQTAPAESCHALDVDALLHPSVRLFAAYLGRELISTGALKMIDGAHEELKSMRTHPDYRGRGVARRMLDFLLEDAWRRGVTRISLETGSMAFFEPARALYRQAGFRECRPFADYAEDPNSVFMSRELAGQAVLAVPA from the coding sequence ATGATCGAACGTGTCCGGCTCACCACCCCCGCGCTGGAAGACTTCCTGACCACCCATCAGGCCGAGCTGTCGCAGACCGCCCCCGCGGAGAGCTGCCATGCCCTGGATGTCGACGCGCTCCTGCACCCTTCCGTCCGCCTGTTCGCCGCATACCTCGGGCGGGAACTGATCAGCACGGGCGCCCTCAAGATGATCGACGGCGCCCACGAGGAGCTCAAGTCCATGCGGACCCACCCGGACTACCGGGGCCGCGGTGTGGCTCGCCGCATGCTGGACTTCCTCCTCGAGGATGCCTGGCGCCGGGGCGTCACCCGGATCTCGCTGGAGACCGGGAGCATGGCCTTCTTCGAACCCGCCCGAGCCCTGTATCGGCAGGCGGGTTTCCGGGAATGCCGTCCCTTCGCGGACTACGCCGAGGATCCGAACAGCGTCTTCATGAGCCGCGAACTCGCCGGTCAGGCGGTCCTCGCGGTTCCTGCCTGA
- a CDS encoding AAA family ATPase: protein MQWAEYPIRRVEPDDRRPAPRDEWPATLPPVAQLLDEGLDLGPATVFVGDNGTGKSTLVEAIALAFGFSPEGGSTGAMHSTRVSESPLHEHLRLVRNAGASRRGYFLRAEAMHGFFTYLERNPGTGPEAVFHELSHGESFLELAVERFRGAGLWILDEPESALSLSGCLALMGILKDLLDRGDSQVILSTHSPLLAALPGATIYEVGAWGLRAEPWDDLDLVKNWRNFLNEPERYLRHL from the coding sequence ATGCAATGGGCCGAGTATCCGATCCGGCGCGTGGAGCCGGATGACCGCAGACCTGCTCCCCGCGACGAATGGCCTGCCACCTTGCCGCCGGTCGCGCAGCTGCTCGACGAAGGGCTGGACCTCGGCCCGGCCACGGTGTTCGTCGGGGACAACGGCACCGGAAAGTCCACCTTGGTGGAGGCCATCGCCCTCGCCTTCGGATTCTCTCCGGAAGGCGGTTCGACCGGCGCGATGCACTCGACGCGCGTGTCCGAGTCACCCCTCCACGAGCACCTCCGCCTCGTCCGCAATGCCGGTGCCTCCCGGCGCGGATACTTCCTGCGGGCGGAAGCAATGCACGGCTTCTTCACGTACCTCGAACGGAATCCCGGGACAGGGCCGGAGGCCGTCTTCCACGAGCTGTCCCACGGCGAGTCCTTCCTGGAACTGGCGGTGGAACGCTTCCGGGGCGCAGGGCTCTGGATCCTCGACGAACCCGAATCCGCCCTCTCTCTTTCAGGCTGCCTGGCACTCATGGGCATCCTCAAAGACCTGCTCGACCGCGGCGATTCCCAGGTGATCCTCTCGACCCACTCCCCGCTCCTCGCCGCCCTCCCAGGAGCCACCATCTATGAGGTCGGCGCCTGGGGCCTCCGCGCCGAACCCTGGGACGACCTCGACCTCGTCAAGAACTGGCGCAACTTCCTGAACGAACCCGAGCGCTACCTCCGCCACCTCTGA
- a CDS encoding APC family permease encodes MSETHTATAVPEGGLRRSLGLKQLIGNGLVFIGPAAPVGIFGPIYAKSGGAVVTVYVVATLIMALTAISYSQMSRVVPAAGSVYSYATTGIGRGAGFVAGWMVLLDYLLIPSVAFLFTGLAMHSFLPAIPAWVFTALAVVLTTGLNLAGGKSLARAAMAVVIAEVAVLAIVLVAALAAIAGSGIHQAPLSPIAGVDGFSLAAVLGAVSIAAMAFLGFDAIATFAEEAKGTSRMVGKAMLACLVIAGVLFLFQSYIVELITVPSPAQLAADPEAQGTAFYDTIRSQVAPWLATLLGIAKALGASFAGMMGLAAGSRVVMTMSRERRFPAVFGTVTRSGSAPALATVLVTAVTLILAVWAAAEPDGLDLLSSTVSIGAMSAFILLHASVIGYFLVKRKSRNRLVHLVVPVVGIVFFLLVIAFANISALTVGAVWLVLGIAVAVIQHLRRRGTDTPLTDGPDTPAPAAGRAHDKAHDQAHD; translated from the coding sequence ATGTCAGAAACGCACACAGCCACCGCAGTGCCGGAGGGAGGCCTGCGCCGCTCGCTCGGTCTCAAGCAGCTGATCGGCAATGGCCTGGTCTTCATCGGTCCGGCCGCGCCGGTGGGCATCTTCGGCCCCATCTACGCGAAGAGCGGTGGTGCGGTGGTCACCGTCTACGTGGTGGCCACGCTGATCATGGCGCTGACGGCCATCTCCTACTCTCAGATGTCGCGGGTGGTCCCGGCCGCCGGGTCGGTGTACTCCTATGCCACGACGGGCATCGGCCGAGGGGCGGGGTTCGTGGCCGGGTGGATGGTCCTGCTGGATTACCTCCTCATCCCCAGCGTGGCCTTCCTCTTCACCGGGCTGGCCATGCACTCGTTCCTCCCCGCCATCCCCGCGTGGGTCTTCACGGCCCTCGCGGTCGTCCTCACCACCGGTCTGAACCTCGCCGGCGGCAAGAGCCTCGCCCGCGCGGCGATGGCCGTGGTGATCGCCGAGGTGGCCGTGCTGGCGATCGTCCTCGTCGCAGCGCTGGCCGCCATCGCCGGATCCGGGATCCACCAGGCCCCGCTGTCACCGATCGCCGGAGTGGACGGATTCTCCCTGGCGGCCGTCCTGGGCGCGGTCTCGATCGCGGCCATGGCTTTCCTGGGGTTCGACGCGATCGCCACTTTCGCCGAGGAGGCCAAGGGCACCAGCCGCATGGTCGGCAAGGCCATGCTGGCGTGCCTCGTGATCGCGGGCGTCCTCTTCCTCTTCCAGAGCTACATCGTGGAGCTCATCACGGTCCCGTCCCCGGCTCAGCTGGCCGCCGATCCTGAAGCCCAGGGCACCGCCTTCTACGACACGATCCGTTCGCAGGTGGCGCCGTGGCTCGCGACCCTCCTGGGCATCGCCAAGGCGCTGGGCGCGAGCTTCGCCGGCATGATGGGCCTGGCCGCAGGAAGCCGGGTGGTCATGACGATGTCGCGCGAACGCCGCTTCCCTGCCGTGTTCGGCACGGTGACCCGGAGCGGCTCGGCCCCGGCGCTGGCCACGGTGCTCGTCACCGCGGTCACTCTGATCCTGGCGGTGTGGGCGGCCGCCGAGCCCGACGGGCTGGACCTGCTGTCGTCCACGGTCTCCATCGGGGCCATGAGCGCCTTCATCCTGCTTCATGCCTCCGTGATCGGGTATTTCCTGGTCAAACGCAAGAGCCGGAACCGGCTGGTGCACCTGGTGGTGCCGGTGGTCGGGATCGTGTTCTTCCTGCTGGTGATCGCCTTCGCGAACATCAGCGCCCTGACGGTGGGCGCCGTCTGGCTGGTCCTCGGCATCGCGGTGGCCGTGATCCAGCACCTGCGGCGGCGGGGAACGGACACCCCGTTGACGGACGGTCCGGACACTCCAGCGCCGGCCGCCGGTCGGGCCCACGACAAGGCACACGACCAGGCACACGACTAG
- a CDS encoding SPFH domain-containing protein, with product MNTIKSYPWINHFLGGPTGYVVHVQGGQVRHQGVGQAFWYRPGISVLSEIPVEDRELPTLFHALTQDHQDVSVQANITYRFTDPVLASARLDFGLKKRDEAPATGAQQVETIIGQLCQAAANDHVARFTLADALSNGAAPLRDVLFGTLTRDARLQDTGIAVLGVHVLAIRPEAEVERALQTPVREQLQAEADRATFERRALAVERERAIAENELANQIELAARRENLVAQEGANARREAEERAAAAGIEAQAAAERGAIAAEAEAGRIKLVGEAEAAREKAAMDTYRDLDQGILLALALKEAAANLPGIQNLTITPDMLGTALTALTAAKK from the coding sequence ATGAACACCATCAAGAGCTACCCCTGGATCAACCACTTCCTCGGCGGCCCCACCGGCTACGTGGTCCACGTCCAGGGCGGACAAGTCCGTCACCAGGGCGTGGGCCAGGCGTTCTGGTACCGCCCGGGGATCTCCGTGCTGAGCGAGATCCCCGTGGAGGACCGCGAACTGCCGACCCTCTTCCACGCCCTCACCCAGGACCACCAGGACGTCAGCGTCCAGGCGAACATCACCTACCGCTTCACCGACCCGGTGCTCGCGAGCGCCCGCCTGGATTTCGGCCTCAAGAAGAGGGACGAGGCGCCGGCCACCGGCGCCCAGCAGGTCGAGACGATCATCGGCCAGCTCTGCCAGGCGGCCGCGAACGACCATGTCGCCCGCTTCACCCTGGCCGACGCCCTGAGCAACGGGGCCGCCCCGCTGCGGGACGTCCTGTTCGGGACCCTGACCCGGGACGCCCGCCTCCAGGACACCGGGATCGCGGTGCTCGGCGTGCACGTCCTCGCCATCCGCCCCGAGGCCGAGGTGGAGCGTGCGCTGCAGACTCCGGTCCGGGAACAGCTCCAGGCCGAGGCGGACCGTGCCACCTTCGAACGGCGGGCACTCGCCGTCGAACGCGAACGTGCCATCGCCGAGAACGAACTGGCCAATCAGATCGAACTCGCAGCACGCCGCGAGAACCTGGTGGCCCAGGAGGGCGCCAACGCCCGCCGTGAGGCGGAGGAGCGTGCGGCGGCCGCCGGCATCGAGGCGCAGGCCGCGGCCGAGCGCGGCGCCATCGCGGCGGAGGCCGAAGCTGGCAGGATCAAGCTGGTGGGTGAAGCCGAGGCGGCTCGTGAGAAGGCGGCCATGGACACCTACCGCGATCTCGACCAGGGCATCCTGCTGGCACTGGCCCTGAAGGAGGCCGCGGCGAACCTGCCCGGCATCCAGAACCTGACCATCACGCCGGACATGCTCGGAACCGCACTGACCGCACTGACCGCGGCGAAGAAGTAG
- a CDS encoding OsmC family protein yields MADHYSITAQQTAAQNFTVRSGENSVEVGIGTFMPTELLLGSLGSCILSVVSDYAQRNGIELSAPLTVQVDGDMANKPRRMGSIAVRLGLPEGLTDSQRQALLRASKHCTIHATLASEPEVTVELLQEVP; encoded by the coding sequence ATGGCAGATCACTACAGCATCACCGCCCAGCAGACCGCGGCGCAGAACTTCACCGTCCGGTCCGGCGAGAACTCGGTGGAGGTGGGGATCGGGACGTTCATGCCGACCGAGCTCCTCCTCGGCTCCCTCGGATCCTGCATCCTCTCCGTCGTGTCCGACTACGCGCAGCGCAATGGCATCGAACTCTCCGCTCCGCTGACCGTCCAGGTGGACGGGGACATGGCGAACAAGCCGCGGCGCATGGGCTCGATCGCGGTCCGGCTCGGCCTTCCGGAGGGGCTGACCGATTCCCAGCGGCAGGCCCTGCTGCGCGCCAGCAAGCACTGCACCATCCACGCCACCCTGGCCTCCGAACCCGAGGTGACGGTCGAGCTGCTGCAGGAAGTACCGTAG
- the ggt gene encoding gamma-glutamyltransferase, with translation MNRLPRRAAAGLSALALALTAGAASLPAAHADPRHTEKTPTATGYGGAVSTVDPEASAAAIEVLRKGGTAADAAVAAAATLGVTEPYSAGIGGGGYFVYYDAKSRTVSSIDGRETAPAGITHDAFINPATGQPYPFTPELVTSGVAVGVPGTPATWARALQRWGKLSLGEALKPAIRVADRGFVVDDTFRQQTLDNKARFAAFTSTSKLYLPGGDAPAVGTVFRNHDLAATYRLLSKGGVDAFYRGPLAREIAQTVQAPPKTPDTTLPVPVGSMTAADLAKYKVADQGTTHVTYRGLDVYGMAPSSSGGTTVGEALNILKTSELSGMSPTQALHHYIEASSLAFADRGKYVGDPAFVDVPTAALTDPLFGKERACLIDPAKALPKPLAPGDVTNYDGVCPASTAKPAEERDTENISTTNLTVSDRWGNVAEYTLTIEQTGGSGMVVPGRGFLLNNELTDFSTVWNAADPNRIEPGKRPRSSMSPTIILRDGKPFLALGSPGGSTIITTVLQTILNRVDLGMSVSDAIAAPRVSPRNGATVVAEPAFIEKYGAGLSALGHKLVASGDSFTSASEIGAATAIEFRPDGSTVAAAEPVRRGGGSAMVVSGRR, from the coding sequence GTGAACCGGTTACCCAGAAGAGCTGCGGCGGGCCTCTCCGCCCTGGCCCTGGCCCTCACCGCCGGCGCGGCGTCGCTGCCCGCAGCCCACGCCGACCCCCGGCACACCGAGAAGACGCCGACGGCCACGGGTTACGGCGGGGCCGTCAGCACCGTCGACCCCGAGGCCTCCGCCGCCGCCATCGAGGTGCTCCGCAAGGGCGGCACCGCGGCGGACGCCGCCGTCGCGGCCGCGGCGACACTCGGCGTGACCGAGCCCTACAGCGCCGGGATCGGAGGCGGCGGCTACTTCGTCTACTACGACGCGAAGTCCCGCACCGTCAGCTCCATCGACGGCCGCGAAACCGCGCCGGCCGGCATCACGCACGACGCGTTCATCAACCCCGCCACCGGCCAGCCGTACCCCTTCACTCCGGAACTCGTCACGAGCGGCGTCGCCGTCGGCGTGCCCGGGACGCCGGCCACCTGGGCCCGGGCCCTCCAGCGCTGGGGCAAGCTCAGCCTGGGCGAGGCCCTGAAGCCCGCCATCCGGGTGGCCGATCGCGGTTTCGTCGTCGACGACACGTTCCGCCAGCAGACCCTCGACAACAAAGCCCGCTTCGCCGCTTTCACCTCCACCAGCAAGCTGTACCTCCCGGGCGGGGACGCTCCGGCGGTGGGCACGGTGTTCCGCAACCACGATCTCGCCGCCACGTACCGGCTGCTCTCCAAGGGCGGCGTCGACGCCTTCTACCGGGGCCCGCTGGCCCGCGAAATCGCGCAGACCGTGCAGGCTCCCCCGAAGACGCCGGACACCACGCTCCCGGTGCCGGTCGGGTCCATGACCGCGGCCGATCTGGCGAAGTACAAGGTCGCGGACCAGGGCACCACCCATGTCACGTACCGAGGCCTGGACGTCTACGGCATGGCGCCGTCCAGCAGCGGCGGCACCACGGTGGGCGAGGCGCTGAACATCCTGAAGACCTCCGAACTGTCCGGGATGAGCCCCACCCAGGCACTGCACCACTACATCGAGGCGAGCTCCCTGGCTTTCGCGGACCGCGGGAAGTACGTGGGCGATCCGGCCTTCGTTGACGTCCCGACGGCGGCCCTGACCGACCCGCTGTTCGGCAAGGAGCGTGCCTGCCTGATCGATCCGGCGAAGGCCCTGCCGAAGCCGCTCGCGCCGGGCGACGTCACGAACTACGACGGCGTGTGCCCGGCCTCCACGGCGAAGCCGGCCGAGGAGCGCGACACTGAGAACATCTCCACCACGAACCTGACGGTGTCCGACCGCTGGGGCAACGTCGCGGAGTACACCCTGACGATCGAGCAGACCGGCGGATCGGGCATGGTCGTGCCCGGTCGCGGCTTCCTCCTGAACAACGAGCTCACCGACTTCTCGACCGTCTGGAACGCCGCCGACCCCAACCGGATCGAACCCGGCAAGCGCCCGCGGTCCTCGATGTCGCCGACCATCATCCTGCGCGACGGCAAGCCCTTCCTCGCCCTGGGTTCACCCGGCGGCTCGACCATCATCACCACCGTGCTGCAGACCATCCTCAACCGGGTGGACCTGGGGATGAGCGTCTCGGACGCGATCGCGGCACCGCGGGTGTCCCCGCGCAACGGGGCCACGGTCGTGGCCGAGCCGGCGTTCATCGAGAAGTACGGCGCCGGGCTGAGCGCGCTCGGCCACAAACTGGTCGCCTCCGGAGACTCCTTCACCTCGGCCTCCGAGATCGGGGCGGCCACGGCGATCGAGTTCCGGCCCGACGGCAGCACCGTCGCGGCGGCCGAGCCGGTCCGGCGCGGCGGGGGTTCGGCGATGGTCGTGTCCGGCAGGCGCTGA